CACCGGGAAGAGGAAGCCCGAAAGCAGCATGATGGGCATGAAGAAGAGAAAGCTGGCCAGGAAGGCTTCCTGCTGCGTCTTCGACACCGTGGAGAGCAGAAGGCCCAGTCCAAGACCGGAGCCCAAGTAGAGCACGCTGGCGCCGAGCAGCAGCCAGGGGTTGCCGGTAAACGGAACATGGAACCACAAGCGGGCTACGCTGGAGATGACGACGACGTCGATGAGGCCGACGATGCCGAAGGGCAGGCTCTTGCCCACGACGAGCTCGAGCGGCCGCAGCGGGCTCACCATGAGCTGTTCCAGAGTGCCGATCTCCCGCTCGCGCACCACCGCCAAGGCAGTGAGCAGCAGGCACACCAGCATCATGATCACGCCGACGACGGCGGGCACATTGTAGTTGCGACTGGCGAGATCCGGGTTGTACCAGGCACGGGCGCGCAGGTCCACCGGCATCCGACCGGCCGCGCCGGCGGTGCGCACCCCCCAGGCCTGGAGGATGCGCTCCGCATAGCCCTGGGCCACGGTGGCGGTGTTGGAGTTGGTGCCGTCCAGCACCAGCTGCACTTCCGTGCCCTGGGGCGAACGCAGATCCGCCGCGAAACCCACCGGGATCTCGAGGCCGACGGTGACCTTGCCGTGCTCCAGGGCGCGAACGAGGTCCTCCGGATGCGGCGAGCCGCCGACGATGTCGAAGTACCCCGAAGCGGCGAAGACATCCACGAGGGCCCGCGAGGCGGCGCTGCGGTCGTGGTCGACGACGAAGGTGCGCGTGTGGCGCACGTCCGTGGACACGGCATAGCCGAAGACGATGAGCTGCACCACGGGGGCGACGAAGATGACGCGCAGCATGCGGGGATCGCGGAAGACCTGGCGGAACTCTTTCCGCACCAGCACGCCGATGCGTTCCAGGGCGGGTGGCGGTCTCCACCGTTGCGAGAGCCTGACGGTGCCCGTCGTCATTCCAGCTCCTTGCGGTAGTTGTGGACGGCAAGGGTCAGGCCCGCGAGGGCGAAGGCCACCATGAGCAGTGCGTCGTAGTAGAGCACGTGCATGCCCACGCCCTTGAGGAAGATGCCGCGGGTGACGGTGAGGAAGTAGCGGGCCGGGACCAGATAGGTCACGAGTTGCAGGGGCTTCGGCATCACCGCGATGGCGAACATGAAGCCCGAGAGCAGGAAGGCCGGCATGAAGGTGGCGAGCATGGCCAGCTGCGTGGCCAGGAGCTGCGAGCGAGCCACGGCAGAAATGAACATTCCCAGGCCCAGTGCCCCGGCCAGGAAGAAGAAGGAGAGCACCATGAGCAGCACGGGCTCGCCCCGGAAGGGCACGCGGAAGAGCAGGACGCCGAGCACCGAGACCATGACCACGTCGGTCAAGCCGATGGCGAGGTAGGGCAGGAGCTTGCCCAGCACCAGTTCGACCCGTGACACCGGTGTCGAGGCCAGCTGCTCCATCGTGCCCCGCTCCCACTCGCGGGCGATGGTGAGCGACGTCAGCATGGCGGCGATGATCATCATGATCACCGCCACCAGACCGGGCACGATCATGTTGCGGCTCTTGAGCTCCTCGTTGAACCACACCCGCGTCTCAGTACGGAGCGGCAGAACCTGCACGCGCGACGCCATTCGTCTGGCGAAGCTGGCCACGATGGCCTCGGTGTAGCCGAGCGCGATGGTAGCGGTGTTGGCGTCGCTGCCGTCCAGGTTGGCCTGGAGCTTCGCCGTCCGCCCGCCGTCCAGGTCGGCGGCGAAGTCCGGCGGCACCACGAGGACGAGCTGCGCCCGTCCGGCGCGGAGCAGCGCGTCGGTCTCCCGGGGTCGCTCCAAACGCGCCACGATGTCAAAATAACCCGAGCTCTGGAATTCGTCCACCAGCTCCCGGCTCCGAGCGGTGCCGTCCTGATCCAGGATGGCGAGAGCGATGTGGTTCACGTCCCAGGTGATGGCGTAGCCGAAGAGGAGCAGGAGGAGCACCGGCAGCAGGAAGGCGAGGATCAGGCTGCGCGGATCGCGCCGCAACTGCACGATCTCCTTCCGCGCCACCGCCAACAATCGCATCCGGTCCGGCATACGCTGCACCTCAGCCCACGATGGCGCCACCTTCGGCCCGCACCAGGGCGATGAAAACGTCCTCCAGCGAGGGAGCGACTGCGGAGATCTCGCGTAGCTCGATCCCCCGAGCCGCGAGGGCTGCCGGGATGGCCTGGTTCGCCACCTCTCGGTCGCTGACCTGCACATGCACGGTGCGGCCGAAGATCCCAGCGTCCACGACCCCTGGAACATCCTGGAGGACCTGCGTCGCGGCGACGGCGTCAGCGACGCGGAGCTCCAGCAGCGGCTCCCGCAGCCGGTCGCGGACGCGCGAAGGCGAGTCCAGGGCGATCAGGCGGCCGCGATTCATGAGTGCGAGCCTGTGGCAATACTCGGCTTCGTCCATGGCGTGGGTACTCACCAGCACCGTACGCCCAGCGGCGGCCATTTCCTGGATGAGCTCCCAGAAGCGCCGGCGCGATAGCGGGTCGACCCCCGAGGTCGGTTCGTCGAGGAAGAGGAGGGGAGGCTCGTGCAGGACGGCGCAGCCGAGGGCGAGGCGCTGCTTCCAACCGAGGGGCAGCGAGCCCGTGAGTTGCCGCTTCTCGGCCGCGAGACCTGCCATCTCCAGCACCCAGTCGCGCCGCTCCGCCCGCTGCGCCCGCGGCACTCCATAGAGCCCGGCGAAGAACTCGATGTTCTCCTCTACGGTGAGATCACCATAGAGCGAGAAGAGCTGCGACATGTAGCCGATGCGGCGCTTGATCGCCTCCGCTTCCCGCAGTAGGTCGAGGCCGTCCACGCGGCCCTTCCCGGCGCTCGGACGCAACAGCCCCGCGAGCATCTTGATCGTCGTGGTCTTGCCCGCGCCGTTGGGGCCGAGGAAGCCCATGATCTCGCCGCGCTCGACCGTGAAGGAGACGTGGTCCACCGCCGTGAAGGCACCGAACCGCCGCGTCAGTTCTTCGACCTCGATGGCCTTTTCCCCGTTCACGCGGTCCCCGCTCATGTCGTCACCACCGCAGTGATATGCTCGATGAAGGCGTCCTCCATGGATGGCTCGACCGGCCGCACCTCGAGGACGGCGAGACCGGCTGCCTCCAAGGCTTGCTGCAGCGCCTCGGCCCCGGCGCGGACCGGGTCCACGGTGACGTGCAGGGAATCGCCGAAGAGGACGACGCGCCGCACTCCGGAGACCGCCTGCAACACGCCGCGGCCGCGCCTCGCGTCATCGACGCGCACGCCATAGACCGCACCGGCGAGCCGTGCTTGCACGCGCTCGGGCGAATCCAGCGCCACGATGCGGCCCTGGTGCAGCAACGCCACCCGGTCCATGCGCTCCGCTTCGTCCATGTACGAAGTGCTGACCACAACGGTCGTCCCTCGGCTCACCATCTCGTGGACAATGAGCCAGAGCTGCCGGCGCGACACCGGGTCGACGCCGAAGGTCGGCTCGTCCAGGAGCAACAGGCGCGGCTGGTGGATCAGGGCACAGGAAAGGCCGAGCTTCTGCTTCATGCCTCCGGAGAGTTGTCCCGCGAGGCGGCTCTGGAAGGGGCCGAGTCCGGAGAAAGCGAACAGGCGCTCGCGGCGCGCCGGACGCTCGGCTCGCGGTACGCGGTAGAGATCGGCGTAAAAATCCAGGTTCTCTCGCACGGTGAGATCGGCATAGAGACCGAAACGCTGCGACATGTAGGCGAGCTCTCGTTTGACCGCCTCTGGAGCGCGCACGACGCTGTGGCCGAGAATCAAGGCGTCACCGGCCGTGGGCCGGAGCACCGCGGCC
The genomic region above belongs to Candidatus Krumholzibacteriia bacterium and contains:
- a CDS encoding ABC transporter permease; protein product: MTTGTVRLSQRWRPPPALERIGVLVRKEFRQVFRDPRMLRVIFVAPVVQLIVFGYAVSTDVRHTRTFVVDHDRSAASRALVDVFAASGYFDIVGGSPHPEDLVRALEHGKVTVGLEIPVGFAADLRSPQGTEVQLVLDGTNSNTATVAQGYAERILQAWGVRTAGAAGRMPVDLRARAWYNPDLASRNYNVPAVVGVIMMLVCLLLTALAVVREREIGTLEQLMVSPLRPLELVVGKSLPFGIVGLIDVVVISSVARLWFHVPFTGNPWLLLGASVLYLGSGLGLGLLLSTVSKTQQEAFLASFLFFMPIMLLSGFLFPVQSMPAVFQWLTMLNPVRHYLEIVRGIFLKDAGVVDLWRQLLTLFVLGVGLLSLAASRFRKTLA
- a CDS encoding ABC transporter permease, which encodes MPDRMRLLAVARKEIVQLRRDPRSLILAFLLPVLLLLLFGYAITWDVNHIALAILDQDGTARSRELVDEFQSSGYFDIVARLERPRETDALLRAGRAQLVLVVPPDFAADLDGGRTAKLQANLDGSDANTATIALGYTEAIVASFARRMASRVQVLPLRTETRVWFNEELKSRNMIVPGLVAVIMMIIAAMLTSLTIAREWERGTMEQLASTPVSRVELVLGKLLPYLAIGLTDVVMVSVLGVLLFRVPFRGEPVLLMVLSFFFLAGALGLGMFISAVARSQLLATQLAMLATFMPAFLLSGFMFAIAVMPKPLQLVTYLVPARYFLTVTRGIFLKGVGMHVLYYDALLMVAFALAGLTLAVHNYRKELE
- a CDS encoding ABC transporter ATP-binding protein, which produces MSGDRVNGEKAIEVEELTRRFGAFTAVDHVSFTVERGEIMGFLGPNGAGKTTTIKMLAGLLRPSAGKGRVDGLDLLREAEAIKRRIGYMSQLFSLYGDLTVEENIEFFAGLYGVPRAQRAERRDWVLEMAGLAAEKRQLTGSLPLGWKQRLALGCAVLHEPPLLFLDEPTSGVDPLSRRRFWELIQEMAAAGRTVLVSTHAMDEAEYCHRLALMNRGRLIALDSPSRVRDRLREPLLELRVADAVAATQVLQDVPGVVDAGIFGRTVHVQVSDREVANQAIPAALAARGIELREISAVAPSLEDVFIALVRAEGGAIVG
- a CDS encoding ABC transporter ATP-binding protein, encoding MSGESAVQVLELTRRFGERVAVDALSFTVAPGELFGLVGPDGAGKTTTLRLLAAVLRPTAGDALILGHSVVRAPEAVKRELAYMSQRFGLYADLTVRENLDFYADLYRVPRAERPARRERLFAFSGLGPFQSRLAGQLSGGMKQKLGLSCALIHQPRLLLLDEPTFGVDPVSRRQLWLIVHEMVSRGTTVVVSTSYMDEAERMDRVALLHQGRIVALDSPERVQARLAGAVYGVRVDDARRGRGVLQAVSGVRRVVLFGDSLHVTVDPVRAGAEALQQALEAAGLAVLEVRPVEPSMEDAFIEHITAVVTT